The nucleotide sequence TACGATCAATACCTCCGGGCGCCTGTTGGTCCGGGCCACGCGCGTTGGCTCCGACACCACGCTCGCCCAGATGGGGCGGCTGGTCAGCCAGGCCCAAACGGGCAAAGCGCCGATTGCGCGGCTCGCGGACAGGATCAGCTCGGTCTTCGTCCCGATCGTGCTGGTCATCGCGCTGGCAACGTTCGTGCTCTGGCTGTTCATCTCCGGCGACCTGAATGCCGCATTCACCGCCGCCGTTGCTGTCCTGGTGATCGCTTGCCCCTGCGCCTTGGGTCTGGCGACGCCGGTTGGCCTGCTGACCGGAACGGGTCGTGGAGCCCAATTGGGCATCCTCATCAAGGGTCCGCAGGTTCTCGAGGACACCCGGCACGTTGACACCATCCTGTTGGACAAGACCGGTACCGTTACCAGCGGCAAGCTGGCCGTGGACCACACCGTAGCCCTGAACGGGCATTCCCCCGCCGCAGTGCTCACCCTGGCGGGTGCCGTCGAGTCAGCGTCGGAGCACCCGATCGCCCACGCGATTGCCGCCGCGGCAAAAGACGCAATGCCCGACGCCGGAGCCCTGCCTGCCGTGGACGGCTTCAGTTCCGCTCCCGGCGGCGGAGTGCGGGGCCGGGTTGTGCTGGACGGCAGCCCGAAGGCTGTGGTCGTAGGTCGCTCGGGTTGGCTTGAAGAGAACGGTATCTCCCTCGAAGCGGGCCATCGGGAAATGCTGGCAGACGAGGAGAACGGGGGCGCCACCGCCATCTGGGTCGCCGTTGACGGAGCACCCGCTGGAATTGTGAGCCTGAGCGACACCATCAAGCCCGGCTCGGCGGCAGCGATCCAGAAGCTCAAGGATCTGGGCATCCGTCCGATCCTTTTGACCGGAGACAACGCTGCCGTGGCCGCCCAAGTGGCTGCCGCCGTCGGAATATCCCCGGAGGACGTATTCGCCGGGGTGCTGCCGGAAGGAAAAGTGGAGGCAGTTCGGAAGCTTCAGGCCTCCGGGGCGACAGTCGCCATGGCCGGAGATGGTGTCAACGACGCCGCGGCCCTGGCGCAATCGGATCTGGGGATCGCGATGGGTTCCGGCACAGATGTCGCCATCGAAGCCTCGGATCTGACGGTCATGGGCAGCGACCTGGGTCAGCTCGTCCAGGCAATCGAACTGTCCCGGAAGACCCTCTCCACGATCAAGACCAACTTGTTCTGGGCGTTCTTCTACAACGCGATCGGCATTCCCGTAGCCGCGTTGGGGCTGCTGAATCCGATGATCGCGGGGGCAGCGATGGCGGCCAGCTCGGTCCTGGTGGTGGCCAACTCGCTAAGGCTGCGCTCGTTCGGCAAATAGCTTCGCGGAAGGCCTGGGCTACGCGGTTCCGAAGCGG is from Paenarthrobacter nicotinovorans and encodes:
- a CDS encoding heavy metal translocating P-type ATPase, with amino-acid sequence MSNQETFNQPAQRVIELDIEGMTCASCVNRVERKLGKLEGVEASVNLPLESAHVTVPATVTDQQIVDTVNATGYKATLRQAPAPHTRPAAGDTANSPGHEHHNHHHDAEPMHDEHSGHENHMDHGPSASTLRPRLILAAVLTVPVFAISMIPALQFANWGWVVGALALPVVSWAAWPFHRAAAINARHLASTMDTLVSIGVIAAYVYSAWQLFADPRMTEHPGMESMSGGGLYFEVAAVVTTFLLLGRYLEANAKAKAGNALKALLNLGAKDATILERGIERKIPADQLLVDDVFVVRPGEKIATDGVVTDGASAVDASLVTGESVPVEVGPGSTVTGATINTSGRLLVRATRVGSDTTLAQMGRLVSQAQTGKAPIARLADRISSVFVPIVLVIALATFVLWLFISGDLNAAFTAAVAVLVIACPCALGLATPVGLLTGTGRGAQLGILIKGPQVLEDTRHVDTILLDKTGTVTSGKLAVDHTVALNGHSPAAVLTLAGAVESASEHPIAHAIAAAAKDAMPDAGALPAVDGFSSAPGGGVRGRVVLDGSPKAVVVGRSGWLEENGISLEAGHREMLADEENGGATAIWVAVDGAPAGIVSLSDTIKPGSAAAIQKLKDLGIRPILLTGDNAAVAAQVAAAVGISPEDVFAGVLPEGKVEAVRKLQASGATVAMAGDGVNDAAALAQSDLGIAMGSGTDVAIEASDLTVMGSDLGQLVQAIELSRKTLSTIKTNLFWAFFYNAIGIPVAALGLLNPMIAGAAMAASSVLVVANSLRLRSFGK